A region from the Pseudomonas sp. KU26590 genome encodes:
- a CDS encoding lipopolysaccharide kinase InaA family protein: protein MRLSELKNAGRTPALPMSIALEDAAGSAELQLLSLLRVLPGQRYVGAGIWRGRTVLAKLLVGPKAPRHFQRERDGVQALAKQGLPTPLLLVDGLQEGEGGWLLFEFLDQAQSLGDAWKSVESLPPLADEQQSVLGDALAAVGQMHAKGLWQEDLHLDNLLRQGSTLYLIDGAGIRVEEAGKPLSRQKVLENLGVFFAQLPKSLEPFTEELLVYYLLSNGEHGLPVEALQKQIDKVRSWRLRDYLIKIGRECSLFSVEDGAFALRAIRREEVAAMLPVLEKADALVDGGHLYKTGGAASVAKVDVAGRELVIKRYNIKNLAHWLKRFWRPSRAWHSWREGNRLRFLGIATPTPLALLEKRFLWLRREAYLVTEFLPGPDIIERFAPYVVSGDAPEAELQALDLLFAQLIRERISHGDLKGHNVFWHIDRWSLIDLDAMCQHGSQSSFATAFAKDRARFMRNWPADSALHQVLEQRIPTVSKTPD from the coding sequence ATGCGTTTGTCTGAACTGAAAAACGCCGGTCGCACCCCGGCGCTGCCGATGAGCATTGCGCTGGAGGATGCGGCCGGTTCTGCCGAGCTGCAATTGCTCAGCCTGCTGCGCGTTCTGCCGGGGCAACGCTACGTCGGCGCCGGTATCTGGCGCGGGCGCACGGTCCTGGCGAAGCTGCTGGTCGGTCCGAAAGCCCCTCGGCATTTCCAGCGTGAGCGGGACGGCGTGCAGGCACTGGCGAAGCAAGGCTTGCCGACGCCGTTGCTGTTGGTCGACGGGCTGCAAGAGGGCGAGGGCGGCTGGTTGCTGTTCGAGTTTCTGGATCAGGCCCAAAGCCTGGGCGATGCCTGGAAATCGGTAGAGAGCCTGCCACCGCTGGCCGATGAACAACAGTCGGTGCTCGGCGATGCCTTGGCCGCCGTGGGCCAGATGCACGCCAAAGGCCTGTGGCAGGAAGACTTGCACCTCGACAACCTGCTGCGTCAGGGTTCCACGCTGTATTTGATAGATGGCGCGGGCATTCGTGTCGAAGAGGCGGGCAAACCGTTGTCCCGGCAGAAGGTGCTGGAAAACCTCGGCGTGTTTTTCGCCCAGTTGCCCAAGTCCCTTGAGCCGTTCACCGAAGAATTACTGGTCTATTACCTGCTGAGCAACGGCGAGCATGGCTTGCCGGTCGAAGCGCTGCAAAAGCAGATCGACAAGGTGCGCAGTTGGCGCTTGCGGGATTACCTGATCAAAATCGGCCGTGAGTGCAGCCTGTTCAGCGTCGAGGACGGGGCGTTTGCACTGCGCGCGATTCGTCGCGAGGAAGTTGCGGCGATGCTGCCCGTGCTGGAGAAGGCGGACGCACTGGTCGATGGCGGTCATTTGTACAAGACCGGTGGTGCGGCCAGCGTCGCCAAGGTAGACGTCGCCGGCCGCGAACTGGTGATCAAGCGTTACAACATCAAGAACCTGGCGCACTGGCTCAAGCGTTTCTGGCGACCGTCCCGTGCCTGGCACTCCTGGCGGGAAGGCAATCGTCTACGTTTCCTCGGCATCGCAACGCCTACACCGCTGGCGCTGCTGGAAAAACGCTTTTTATGGCTGCGCCGCGAGGCGTATCTGGTGACCGAGTTCCTGCCAGGGCCCGACATCATCGAGCGCTTTGCGCCCTACGTGGTCTCGGGCGATGCGCCGGAAGCTGAGTTGCAGGCGCTGGACCTATTGTTTGCGCAGTTGATCCGCGAGCGCATCAGCCACGGCGATCTCAAAGGCCACAACGTGTTCTGGCACATCGATCGCTGGTCGCTCATTGATCTGGACGCCATGTGCCAGCACGGCTCCCAGAGTTCGTTCGCGACGGCATTCGCCAAGGATCGCGCGCGCTTCATGCGCAACTGGCCGGCGGACAGCGCGCTGCACCAAGTGCTGGAGCAGCGCATTCCAACGGTTTCAAAAACGCCGGACTGA
- a CDS encoding lipopolysaccharide kinase InaA family protein, whose protein sequence is MTVFIADADRGLLERHGLADFDALWNVELDAVDEPNTGRGGWSSVFRLELEGSGYYLKRQSNYLTYTLHHPFGEPSFSREFRNISLYQKLGIPALHAVFYADRKVDGERRAILMTRALDGWTDLDTLLQDWQERPATERLAILQACGQLARTLHKAGQVHGCFYPKHIFMRARGGEYMAQLIDLEKTRKSIFGQRDRVKDIEPLLRRAPVWNETEIRELLAAYLHAPTDSGLVDAWWQRVAKRGSHKRRDR, encoded by the coding sequence ATGACTGTTTTCATTGCTGACGCCGACCGGGGGCTGCTCGAGCGGCACGGTCTGGCGGACTTCGATGCGTTGTGGAACGTAGAGCTTGACGCGGTGGATGAGCCCAACACCGGTCGCGGCGGCTGGAGCAGTGTGTTTCGCCTGGAGCTGGAAGGCTCCGGCTATTACCTCAAGCGCCAGAGCAATTACCTGACGTACACCCTGCATCACCCGTTTGGCGAGCCGTCGTTCTCCCGTGAGTTTCGTAACATCAGTCTGTATCAGAAGCTGGGCATTCCGGCGCTGCATGCGGTGTTCTACGCGGACAGAAAGGTCGACGGCGAGCGTCGAGCGATTCTGATGACCCGTGCGCTGGATGGCTGGACCGATCTGGACACGCTGTTGCAGGACTGGCAAGAGCGGCCGGCCACCGAGCGTCTGGCGATTCTGCAGGCGTGCGGGCAACTGGCGCGCACGCTGCACAAGGCCGGTCAGGTGCATGGCTGCTTCTACCCCAAGCATATTTTCATGCGGGCGCGGGGCGGCGAGTATATGGCGCAGCTGATCGACCTTGAGAAGACACGCAAGTCGATCTTCGGCCAGCGCGACCGAGTCAAAGACATTGAGCCTTTGCTGCGCCGCGCACCGGTCTGGAACGAAACGGAAATCCGCGAACTGCTCGCCGCGTACCTGCACGCCCCGACCGACAGCGGACTGGTCGACGCCTGGTGGCAGCGTGTCGCCAAACGCGGCAGCCACAAGCGCCGGGATCGGTAG
- a CDS encoding lipopolysaccharide kinase InaA family protein translates to MAGWKLEPGYVALTEDFGTLDAVFALKGERLTRDPLSEVIRVERGGVNYYVKRYVAAGKGLRRYLGRPRVKSEWQNLKRFAKWGIPTAEVVAWGLERNGAAYDRGALITRELPRTEDLSELARANDTRLDSRSWVNSVSQQVARYTRTMHDHHFTHNDLKWRNLLVDDQSTVFLIDCPNGAFWVSFMLRYRITKDLACLDKVAKYHLSATQRLRFYLQYRGRERLNDSDKKRIRHIVSFFEGRE, encoded by the coding sequence ATGGCGGGCTGGAAGCTGGAACCTGGCTACGTCGCGCTGACGGAGGATTTCGGCACCCTCGACGCCGTGTTCGCCCTCAAAGGCGAGCGGCTGACCCGGGATCCGTTGTCCGAAGTCATCCGCGTCGAACGCGGTGGCGTGAACTACTACGTCAAGCGCTACGTCGCAGCGGGCAAAGGTTTGCGCCGGTATCTGGGACGGCCCCGGGTCAAGTCCGAATGGCAGAACCTCAAGCGCTTCGCCAAGTGGGGCATCCCGACGGCAGAAGTCGTCGCCTGGGGCCTGGAGCGCAACGGCGCTGCGTATGATCGCGGCGCGCTGATCACCCGCGAGCTGCCACGCACCGAAGACTTGTCCGAACTGGCGCGGGCCAACGACACGCGCCTGGACAGCCGTTCATGGGTCAACAGCGTCAGCCAGCAGGTCGCGCGCTACACCCGAACCATGCACGACCATCACTTCACCCATAACGATCTGAAGTGGCGCAACTTGCTGGTGGACGATCAGTCGACGGTGTTCCTGATCGACTGCCCCAACGGCGCGTTCTGGGTCAGCTTCATGCTGCGCTACCGGATCACCAAAGACCTCGCGTGTCTGGACAAAGTCGCGAAATATCACCTGTCGGCCACTCAGCGCCTGCGTTTTTATCTGCAATACCGTGGGCGCGAACGCTTGAATGATTCTGACAAAAAGCGCATCCGCCACATCGTCAGTTTTTTTGAGGGTCGTGAATGA
- the rfaP gene encoding lipopolysaccharide core heptose(I) kinase RfaP, whose amino-acid sequence MKLILAEPFKSRWAGRDAFQAVEALEGQVYRELENRRTLRTEVDGRGYFVKIHRGIGWGEVAKNLLTAKLPVLGAGQEWDAVNRLHEVGVPTMTAVAYGERGSNPAMQHSFIITEELAPTESLEDVSLNWRTEPPEPRMKRAYIAEVARLVGMMHRAGVNHRDCYICHFLLHTDTPVTPDDFRLSVIDLHRAQTRPAITQRWRNKDLAALYFSAMDIGLTRRDKLRFLKGYFQRPLRQILAQESALLSWLEGKAEKLYQRKLRYGDAL is encoded by the coding sequence ATGAAATTGATCCTTGCTGAACCCTTCAAGAGCCGCTGGGCAGGGCGCGATGCGTTCCAGGCCGTCGAGGCGCTGGAAGGCCAGGTCTATCGCGAGCTCGAGAACCGACGCACGTTGCGCACCGAGGTCGACGGGCGCGGTTATTTCGTCAAGATCCATCGCGGCATCGGCTGGGGTGAAGTGGCGAAGAACCTGCTGACCGCCAAGTTGCCGGTGCTCGGCGCGGGTCAGGAGTGGGATGCGGTCAACCGTCTGCATGAGGTTGGCGTGCCGACCATGACTGCCGTGGCGTACGGCGAGCGCGGCAGCAATCCGGCCATGCAGCACTCGTTCATCATCACCGAAGAGCTGGCGCCGACCGAGAGCCTGGAAGACGTCAGCCTCAACTGGCGCACCGAGCCGCCCGAGCCGCGCATGAAGCGCGCGTACATCGCCGAAGTCGCGCGGCTGGTCGGGATGATGCACCGCGCCGGGGTCAATCACCGCGACTGCTACATCTGTCATTTTCTGCTGCACACCGACACGCCGGTGACGCCTGATGATTTCAGGCTTTCAGTGATCGACCTGCACCGCGCCCAGACGCGCCCGGCGATTACTCAGCGCTGGCGCAACAAGGACCTGGCCGCGCTGTATTTCTCGGCGATGGACATCGGCCTGACCCGGCGCGACAAACTGCGGTTTCTCAAGGGCTATTTCCAGCGGCCGCTGCGGCAGATCCTTGCCCAGGAGTCGGCGCTGTTGAGCTGGCTCGAAGGCAAGGCCGAGAAACTCTATCAGCGCAAACTGCGCTACGGGGACGCGCTCTGA
- a CDS encoding glycosyltransferase family 4 protein has protein sequence MQLAFVLYKYFPFGGLQRDFMRIALECQQRGHKIRVYTLIWEGDVPPGFEVLVAPVKAIFNHRRNEKLTDWMNADLAKRPVDRLIGFNKMPGLDVYYAADGCYEDKAQNLRHGLYKYWGRYRHFAEYERAVFAKDAKTEVLMISEVQQPLFIKHYDTPLARFHLLPPGISQDRRAPSNAAEIRAEFRREFKLADDDLLLVQIGSGFKTKGVDRSLKALAALPAELKKRTRLFVIGQDDPKVFQLQSTTLGLGDHVTFMKGRSDIPRFLLGADLLIHPAYNENTGTVLLEALVAGLPVLVSAVCGYAHYIAEADSGLVLDEPFEQSQLNQYLARILKDDAARSTWSRNGLTFADTADLYSMPQHAADVILAEHHG, from the coding sequence ATGCAACTGGCATTCGTGCTTTATAAATACTTCCCCTTCGGTGGCCTGCAGCGCGACTTCATGCGCATCGCCTTGGAGTGTCAGCAGCGCGGCCATAAAATCCGTGTCTACACGCTGATCTGGGAGGGTGACGTGCCGCCCGGCTTCGAAGTGCTGGTGGCGCCGGTCAAGGCGATCTTCAATCACCGCCGCAACGAAAAGCTCACCGACTGGATGAATGCCGACCTGGCCAAGCGTCCTGTGGACCGGCTGATCGGCTTCAACAAAATGCCCGGCCTGGACGTGTATTACGCCGCCGATGGCTGCTACGAAGACAAAGCGCAGAACCTGCGCCACGGCCTGTACAAATACTGGGGCCGCTACCGTCACTTCGCCGAGTATGAACGCGCGGTGTTCGCCAAAGACGCGAAGACCGAAGTGCTGATGATCTCCGAAGTGCAGCAGCCGTTGTTCATCAAACATTACGACACGCCGCTTGCGCGCTTTCATCTGTTGCCGCCGGGGATCTCTCAGGACCGCCGCGCGCCGTCGAATGCCGCCGAAATTCGCGCCGAATTTCGGCGCGAGTTCAAGCTGGCCGACGATGACCTGCTGCTCGTGCAGATCGGCTCCGGCTTCAAGACCAAGGGCGTCGACCGCAGCCTCAAGGCACTGGCGGCGCTGCCTGCTGAATTGAAAAAACGCACGCGGCTGTTTGTAATCGGTCAGGACGACCCCAAGGTATTCCAGCTGCAAAGCACGACGCTGGGCCTGGGCGATCACGTCACATTCATGAAGGGGCGCAGCGACATCCCGCGTTTCCTGTTGGGCGCCGACCTGTTGATTCATCCGGCGTACAACGAAAACACCGGCACCGTGCTGCTTGAAGCGCTGGTGGCAGGGCTCCCGGTGCTGGTCAGCGCGGTGTGCGGGTACGCCCATTACATCGCCGAAGCCGACAGCGGTCTGGTGCTCGATGAGCCGTTCGAACAGAGCCAGCTCAATCAGTATCTGGCCCGCATCCTCAAGGACGACGCCGCGCGCAGTACCTGGAGCCGCAACGGGCTGACATTCGCCGACACGGCTGATCTTTACAGCATGCCGCAGCACGCTGCGGATGTGATTCTGGCGGAGCACCACGGATGA
- the waaC gene encoding lipopolysaccharide heptosyltransferase I, which translates to MRVLLIKTSSLGDVIHTLPALTDAMGALPGIQFDWVVEEGFAEIPTWHPAVANVIPVAIRRWRKNLWQTLKNGEWRQFKQRLRDTRYDLVIDAQGLLKSAWLTRYVKAPIAGLDKTSAREPLAARFYDRPYAVARGQHAVERLRQLFGQALGYQVPAGLGDYGLDRSRLLTATHDAPFVLFLHGTTWDTKHWPELYWRQLAERMIGQGLEVRLPWGNPAEKARAERIADGLDNAVVLPKLNLAGVARVLASAQGCVAVDTGLGHLAAALDVPTLSLFGPTNPGLTGAYGRSQVHLAAQYPTCAPCLQKKCTYRPTPEDQRQVDTEREWPMCFTRLNPERVANQLGALLLAKEHP; encoded by the coding sequence TTGCGGGTACTGCTGATCAAAACTTCGTCACTGGGTGACGTGATCCACACCTTGCCCGCGCTGACCGATGCCATGGGCGCGCTGCCGGGCATCCAGTTCGACTGGGTGGTGGAAGAGGGCTTCGCCGAGATCCCGACCTGGCATCCGGCGGTCGCCAACGTGATTCCGGTGGCGATTCGTCGCTGGCGCAAGAACCTCTGGCAGACCCTCAAAAACGGCGAATGGCGCCAGTTCAAACAGCGCCTGCGCGACACCCGCTACGATCTGGTGATCGACGCCCAGGGCCTGCTGAAAAGTGCCTGGCTCACCCGCTACGTCAAAGCGCCCATCGCCGGGCTGGACAAGACCTCTGCGCGCGAGCCCCTGGCCGCCCGTTTCTACGATCGCCCCTACGCCGTTGCCCGCGGCCAGCATGCGGTTGAGCGCTTGCGTCAGTTGTTCGGCCAGGCGCTGGGTTACCAGGTGCCTGCTGGACTGGGTGATTACGGCCTTGATCGCAGCCGCCTGCTCACCGCCACCCATGACGCGCCGTTCGTGCTGTTTTTGCACGGCACCACGTGGGACACCAAACACTGGCCCGAGCTTTATTGGCGACAATTGGCCGAACGCATGATCGGTCAGGGGCTGGAAGTGCGCCTGCCGTGGGGTAACCCGGCCGAGAAGGCGCGGGCCGAGCGCATTGCCGATGGCCTTGATAATGCCGTCGTGTTGCCCAAACTCAATCTGGCGGGCGTTGCTCGCGTACTGGCGAGCGCCCAGGGTTGCGTCGCGGTGGACACCGGTCTCGGCCATCTGGCTGCCGCGCTGGACGTACCGACGCTGTCGCTGTTCGGCCCGACCAATCCGGGCCTGACCGGCGCCTACGGCCGGTCGCAGGTTCATCTGGCGGCGCAATACCCGACCTGCGCGCCGTGCCTGCAAAAGAAATGCACCTATCGACCGACGCCTGAAGATCAGCGTCAGGTCGATACCGAACGCGAGTGGCCCATGTGCTTCACTCGCCTGAATCCCGAGCGGGTAGCGAACCAGTTAGGCGCGCTATTGCTGGCAAAGGAACATCCCTGA
- the waaF gene encoding lipopolysaccharide heptosyltransferase II, which produces MRILIVGPSWVGDMVMAQTLFQCLKQRHPQCEIDVLAPEWSRPILERMPEVRTALSFPLGHGALELATRRRIGKSLKGQYDQAMLLPNSLKSALVPFFAGIPKRTGWRGEFRYGLLNDVRTLDKQRYPLMIERFMALAYDKNAELPRPYPKPSLQIETASRDAALAKFGLSLDRPVLALCPGAEFGESKRWPSEHYAKVAEAKIREGWQVWLFGSKNDHAVGESIRERLIPGLREESMNLSGDTSLAEAIDLLSCADAVVSNDSGLMHVAAALNRPLVAVYGSTSPGFTPPLADEVEIVRLGIECSPCFERTCRFGHYNCLRLLEPDSVIQALGRIGAAPVEVA; this is translated from the coding sequence ATGAGAATTCTGATCGTAGGGCCCAGCTGGGTCGGTGACATGGTGATGGCGCAGACGTTGTTCCAGTGCCTGAAGCAGCGTCACCCGCAGTGCGAAATCGATGTGCTGGCGCCCGAGTGGAGCCGGCCGATCCTCGAGCGCATGCCCGAAGTGCGCACGGCCTTGAGCTTCCCGCTCGGCCACGGCGCGCTGGAGCTGGCCACGCGCCGGCGCATCGGCAAGTCCCTCAAGGGCCAGTACGATCAGGCGATGCTGCTGCCCAACTCGCTGAAGTCGGCGCTGGTGCCGTTCTTCGCCGGCATTCCCAAACGCACCGGCTGGCGTGGCGAATTTCGCTATGGCCTGCTCAATGACGTGCGCACCCTCGACAAACAGCGTTACCCGCTGATGATCGAACGCTTCATGGCGCTGGCCTACGACAAAAACGCCGAGCTGCCGCGCCCTTATCCCAAGCCCAGCCTGCAAATCGAGACCGCCAGCCGTGACGCGGCGTTGGCCAAGTTCGGCCTGAGCCTTGACCGGCCGGTGCTCGCGCTGTGCCCGGGCGCCGAGTTCGGTGAATCCAAGCGCTGGCCTTCGGAGCACTACGCCAAGGTCGCCGAAGCGAAGATTCGTGAAGGCTGGCAGGTCTGGCTGTTCGGCTCGAAGAACGATCATGCAGTGGGTGAAAGCATTCGCGAGCGGCTGATTCCGGGCCTGCGCGAAGAATCCATGAACCTCAGTGGCGATACGTCACTGGCCGAAGCCATTGACCTGCTGTCCTGCGCGGACGCCGTGGTCTCCAACGATTCCGGTCTGATGCACGTGGCCGCCGCGCTGAATCGCCCGCTGGTGGCGGTGTACGGCTCGACCTCGCCGGGCTTCACCCCGCCGCTGGCCGATGAAGTCGAGATCGTCCGGCTCGGCATCGAGTGCAGCCCGTGCTTCGAGCGCACCTGCCGCTTCGGTCATTACAACTGCCTGCGCCTGCTGGAGCCGGATTCGGTGATCCAGGCCCTCGGCCGTATTGGCGCCGCCCCGGTCGAGGTTGCCTGA